One segment of Prosthecobacter vanneervenii DNA contains the following:
- a CDS encoding dienelactone hydrolase family protein — MKTNRALLFISSLLLSTSLLHAEIQETVVEYKSGDTLCEGLHVVDSAKTGKLPSILIIHQWTGLSDNEKMRARMLAELGYNVFAADIYGKGIRPQPPAAGKEAGKYKTDRKLYRERMLSALEVLNKDAHTDVSKVAAIGYCFGGTGVIELARTGALIKGIVSFHGGLDSPNPADGKNIKGKVLILHGADDPFVPAKDIAAFEQEMKDAKVDYKLVSYPGAVHSFTQKAAGNDNSKGAAYNEAADKASWEEMKAFFGRIFNTQG, encoded by the coding sequence ATGAAAACCAACCGCGCTCTGCTTTTCATCTCCTCCCTCCTCCTTTCCACCAGCTTGCTCCACGCCGAGATCCAGGAAACCGTCGTCGAATACAAGTCCGGAGACACCCTCTGCGAGGGCCTCCACGTCGTGGACTCTGCCAAAACCGGCAAGCTCCCCTCCATCCTCATCATCCACCAGTGGACCGGCCTCAGCGACAACGAGAAAATGCGTGCCCGCATGCTCGCGGAGCTGGGCTACAACGTCTTTGCCGCAGACATCTATGGCAAAGGCATCCGCCCCCAGCCCCCTGCCGCTGGCAAGGAGGCCGGCAAGTACAAGACTGACCGCAAGCTCTACCGCGAGCGCATGCTCTCCGCCCTGGAAGTGCTCAACAAGGACGCCCACACCGACGTCTCCAAGGTCGCAGCCATTGGCTACTGCTTTGGCGGCACCGGCGTCATCGAGCTTGCCCGCACCGGCGCTCTTATCAAAGGCATCGTCAGCTTCCACGGCGGCCTCGACTCCCCCAATCCCGCCGACGGCAAAAACATCAAGGGCAAGGTACTCATCCTCCACGGAGCCGACGACCCCTTCGTGCCCGCCAAGGACATCGCCGCCTTTGAGCAGGAGATGAAGGACGCCAAGGTGGACTACAAGCTCGTCAGCTACCCCGGTGCTGTGCACTCCTTCACCCAGAAGGCCGCCGGCAACGACAACAGCAAGGGCGCCGCCTACAACGAGGCCGCAGACAAGGCCTCCTGGGAG
- a CDS encoding 3-keto-disaccharide hydrolase produces MTHRLLSLAAALVSLSSALRAEDAFVPLFDGKTLAGWEQHSGKAEYRVENGAVVGKTVPDTGNSFLCTAKKYANFILELEFKVDPSMNSGIQFRSNYYTQETEVEIAGKKKKFPADRVHGYQFEIDPSPRAFTGGVYDEGRRGWLFDLKNNEAARKAFKQGEWNQARIECRGSSIKTFINGVPAADFTDDMTAEGVIALQVHGIGKKKEAVGKEVMWKNIRIQELK; encoded by the coding sequence ATGACCCACCGCCTGCTTTCCCTTGCCGCCGCCCTCGTCTCCCTCTCCTCCGCCCTGCGCGCCGAAGACGCCTTCGTCCCCCTCTTTGACGGCAAGACCCTCGCCGGATGGGAGCAGCACAGCGGCAAGGCCGAATACCGCGTGGAAAACGGCGCCGTCGTCGGCAAGACCGTCCCCGACACCGGCAACTCCTTCCTCTGCACCGCCAAAAAATACGCCAATTTCATCCTCGAACTCGAGTTCAAGGTCGATCCTTCCATGAACTCCGGCATCCAGTTCCGCAGCAACTACTACACCCAGGAAACCGAAGTCGAGATCGCTGGCAAAAAGAAGAAATTCCCCGCCGACCGCGTCCACGGCTACCAGTTTGAAATCGACCCCAGCCCCCGCGCCTTCACCGGCGGCGTCTATGATGAAGGCCGCCGCGGCTGGCTCTTTGACCTCAAAAACAACGAAGCCGCCCGCAAGGCCTTCAAGCAGGGAGAGTGGAACCAGGCCCGCATCGAGTGCCGCGGCTCCAGCATCAAGACCTTCATCAATGGCGTCCCCGCCGCCGACTTCACCGACGACATGACCGCCGAAGGCGTCATCGCCCTTCAGGTGCACGGCATCGGCAAAAAGAAGGAAGCCGTGGGCAAGGAAGTGATGTGGAAAAATATCCGCATCCAGGAACTCAAGTAA
- a CDS encoding PAS domain S-box protein — MKKPLPKNPINSSLQIRLASIAILGLLIALSAVAYYSGRRVERDSNLIAQDAVPGTIHAHYMRMAISRNVGWVLVAASAQTTETRDAALKVVHEAEEKFADEFKKYQATIKLNPKEDHALLEQVKEKSAVFFEKRRAYEALIFKGDRDANAAFMERELLPVFLPAITAAEDLIKYNHANCFGFANSIYRSVSDLYLAVAVVVGLALACTAVLVFNLTTRRNELTELQENEEKFFKAFKSNPSGIAITELETGKFIEVNDSYCRIIGYSPHEVIGHTSLELGIWEDSSARSRMFAPLFHGGSLRDMEMNAIMKGGGRKAVNVNSDPIELGGRRCVISSVVDITERKQLQTQQAQLASIVESSEDAIIGKTLEGVITSWNRGAERIFGYKAEEVMGQTLLMLFPPERRHEEEMILARISRGETVQHFETVRVRKDGQRIFISATISPLRDSDGKVTGASKIARDITAQKQADEALREGEARIRGLGDNLPSGMMYQLDMGKEGKERRFTYVSAGVEKLHEVSAEEVLRDAQVMYGQVAKVDLTKAMALEAEALAAMKPFRAELRMQMPSGAMRWSLFTSAPRRAANGHVLWDGIELDITAQKEADEILRQKQEQLVQAMEVAKLAHWEFDVVRNIVTADEHLFQMLGTTSEQEGGNSMPPEEHIRRFVHPEDAGIVAAEVAGGVATTDPNFAREFEHRIIRKDGVERAMLVRCRILMGEGGRTGKILGTTQDITEQKQAELKIRQLNRIYAVLSAINKIIVHEKEPQAMLTKACEIAVETGGFRMAWVGMHDSAANKLKPVASAGVVEGYLDQINIDLNDSVRSCGPTGRCFQTGEHTVCNDIAQDERLMPWREAMVNRGYRSLASFPLKTGEKMRGVFALYSEEKAFFNEQEMLLLDELAMDISFALEVGEDNALRRQAEQELRWRTAFFEAQVYSAIDGILVVDSTGRKLLQNRRMNELWKIPPHIADDPDDAPQFQFVVGRVKDPEYFVQKSAHLNANPDESSSDVIELVDGTLLERYSAPVRGRDGTYYGRVWTFHDITEKKKLEQQFLRAQRMESIGTLASGVAHDLNNILTPIMMSVAMLRMPMPDERRGKLCDTIETSAQRGAQIIKQVLTFGRGYEGEKQPLMVGTLIQEMEQMIRSTFPKNIRLETECAPDLRMVLGDATQMHQVLLNLCVNARDAMPDGGRLRLSAANLDIDVSFASMLPELTPGAYVLVKVSDSGCGMPQEVIERIFDPFFTTKGLGKGSGLGLSTVHGIVKSHGGMLKVESTQGEGTTFQIYLPADVQQEEKADAVADTAPPAGHGELVLVVDDEPVITNAARAVLEAHGYRVLVAKDGVEGIDTFSKNMNEVAVVLTDVMMPVMDGVLFVRTLRKLSPKVPVIASTGVAEAGHLDQLSALRVEHVLCKPYNASTLLHTIHGVLHPAA, encoded by the coding sequence ATGAAAAAACCGCTCCCGAAAAACCCGATCAACAGCTCCCTGCAAATACGGCTGGCGAGCATTGCGATTCTGGGGCTTTTGATCGCTTTGTCTGCGGTGGCGTATTACAGCGGACGTCGAGTGGAGCGCGACAGCAACCTGATCGCGCAAGATGCGGTGCCGGGAACGATCCACGCGCACTACATGCGGATGGCGATCTCCCGGAACGTGGGCTGGGTGCTGGTGGCGGCCTCGGCGCAGACAACGGAGACGCGGGATGCCGCCTTGAAAGTGGTGCATGAGGCGGAAGAGAAGTTTGCCGATGAATTCAAAAAGTACCAAGCCACCATCAAGCTGAATCCGAAGGAGGACCATGCACTGCTGGAGCAGGTGAAGGAAAAGTCTGCGGTGTTTTTTGAAAAACGGCGGGCTTATGAAGCCTTGATTTTCAAAGGCGACCGGGATGCCAACGCCGCCTTTATGGAGCGTGAGCTGCTGCCGGTTTTCCTGCCAGCCATCACTGCAGCGGAGGATCTGATCAAATACAACCACGCCAACTGCTTTGGTTTTGCGAACTCGATCTATCGAAGCGTCAGTGATCTCTATCTGGCCGTGGCCGTGGTGGTGGGGCTGGCGCTGGCGTGCACGGCGGTGCTGGTGTTCAATCTGACCACCCGGCGCAACGAGCTGACGGAACTTCAGGAGAACGAGGAGAAGTTTTTCAAAGCGTTCAAGTCGAACCCCAGCGGGATCGCCATCACGGAGCTGGAGACGGGGAAATTTATCGAGGTGAACGACAGCTACTGCCGGATCATCGGGTATTCGCCACATGAGGTGATCGGGCATACGTCATTGGAGCTGGGGATCTGGGAAGATTCCAGCGCGCGGAGCCGGATGTTTGCGCCGCTTTTTCATGGGGGCTCCCTGCGTGACATGGAGATGAACGCGATCATGAAAGGCGGGGGGCGGAAGGCGGTGAATGTGAACTCGGACCCCATCGAGCTGGGCGGGAGGAGGTGCGTGATCTCATCGGTGGTGGACATCACGGAACGCAAGCAGCTGCAGACCCAGCAGGCGCAGCTGGCATCCATCGTGGAATCCTCTGAAGACGCGATCATCGGCAAGACGCTGGAGGGCGTCATCACGAGCTGGAACCGTGGTGCGGAGAGGATTTTTGGCTACAAGGCGGAGGAGGTGATGGGGCAGACGCTGCTGATGCTGTTTCCGCCAGAGAGACGGCATGAGGAGGAGATGATTTTGGCGCGGATCTCGCGCGGGGAGACGGTGCAGCATTTTGAGACGGTGCGCGTGCGCAAAGACGGGCAGCGGATTTTCATCTCGGCCACGATTTCGCCGTTGAGAGACAGCGATGGGAAGGTGACGGGGGCATCGAAGATCGCGCGAGACATCACGGCGCAGAAGCAGGCGGATGAGGCGCTGAGGGAAGGAGAGGCGCGCATTCGCGGCCTGGGGGACAACCTGCCCAGCGGGATGATGTACCAGCTGGACATGGGTAAAGAGGGGAAGGAGCGGAGGTTTACGTATGTGAGCGCCGGGGTGGAGAAACTGCACGAGGTCTCAGCCGAAGAGGTGCTGCGGGATGCGCAGGTGATGTATGGGCAGGTGGCCAAGGTGGACTTAACGAAGGCAATGGCGCTGGAGGCCGAGGCCCTGGCCGCCATGAAGCCTTTCAGGGCGGAGCTGCGCATGCAGATGCCGTCTGGAGCAATGAGGTGGAGCCTCTTTACCTCAGCACCGCGCCGTGCGGCCAACGGGCATGTGCTGTGGGACGGGATCGAGCTGGACATCACGGCGCAAAAGGAGGCTGACGAGATCCTGCGGCAGAAGCAGGAGCAACTGGTGCAGGCGATGGAGGTGGCGAAGCTGGCGCACTGGGAGTTTGACGTGGTGAGGAACATCGTCACGGCAGACGAGCATCTTTTCCAGATGCTGGGCACGACCTCCGAACAGGAAGGCGGGAACTCCATGCCACCTGAAGAGCATATACGGAGATTTGTGCATCCCGAGGATGCAGGGATCGTGGCGGCCGAGGTGGCTGGTGGAGTGGCGACGACCGACCCAAACTTTGCGCGGGAGTTTGAGCACCGGATCATCCGCAAGGATGGCGTGGAGCGTGCGATGCTGGTGCGCTGCCGGATCCTGATGGGAGAGGGGGGGAGAACGGGCAAGATCCTGGGGACGACGCAGGACATCACGGAGCAGAAGCAGGCTGAGCTGAAGATCCGGCAGCTGAACCGGATCTATGCGGTGCTGAGCGCGATCAACAAGATCATCGTGCATGAGAAAGAGCCGCAGGCGATGCTGACCAAGGCGTGCGAGATCGCGGTGGAGACGGGGGGCTTCCGGATGGCCTGGGTGGGAATGCATGACAGCGCCGCCAACAAGCTGAAGCCGGTGGCCTCCGCTGGCGTGGTGGAAGGGTATCTGGATCAGATCAACATCGACCTGAACGACAGTGTGCGGAGCTGCGGCCCGACGGGGCGGTGCTTCCAGACCGGGGAGCATACGGTGTGCAATGACATCGCCCAAGATGAGCGCTTGATGCCGTGGCGCGAGGCGATGGTGAATCGAGGGTACCGCTCGCTGGCCAGCTTTCCGCTGAAGACTGGCGAGAAGATGCGAGGTGTCTTCGCGCTTTATTCGGAGGAGAAGGCCTTTTTCAATGAGCAGGAGATGCTGCTGCTGGACGAGCTGGCGATGGACATCAGCTTTGCGCTGGAGGTGGGGGAGGACAATGCGCTGAGGCGGCAGGCGGAGCAGGAGCTGCGGTGGCGGACGGCCTTCTTTGAAGCGCAGGTGTACTCCGCGATCGACGGCATCCTGGTGGTGGACAGCACGGGGAGAAAGCTGCTGCAGAACCGCCGGATGAACGAGCTGTGGAAGATCCCGCCGCACATCGCGGATGATCCGGATGACGCGCCGCAGTTTCAGTTTGTGGTGGGGCGTGTGAAGGATCCGGAATATTTTGTGCAGAAGTCGGCGCATCTGAACGCGAACCCTGACGAGTCCAGCAGCGATGTGATCGAGCTGGTGGACGGCACCCTGCTGGAGAGGTACTCCGCGCCGGTGCGCGGGCGTGACGGCACGTACTACGGGCGTGTGTGGACCTTTCACGACATCACGGAGAAGAAGAAGCTGGAGCAGCAGTTTCTGCGGGCGCAGCGGATGGAGAGCATTGGGACGCTGGCCAGCGGCGTGGCGCATGACCTGAACAACATCCTGACGCCGATCATGATGTCTGTGGCGATGCTGCGGATGCCGATGCCGGATGAGAGGAGAGGGAAGCTGTGCGACACGATCGAAACGAGTGCGCAGCGCGGCGCGCAAATCATCAAGCAGGTGCTGACCTTTGGGCGCGGCTATGAGGGCGAGAAGCAGCCGCTGATGGTGGGGACGCTGATCCAGGAGATGGAGCAGATGATCCGAAGCACCTTCCCGAAAAACATCCGGCTGGAGACCGAGTGTGCGCCGGACCTGCGGATGGTGCTGGGGGACGCCACGCAAATGCACCAAGTGCTGCTGAACCTGTGCGTGAATGCGCGCGATGCCATGCCGGATGGCGGGAGGCTGCGGCTGAGCGCGGCGAACCTGGACATCGACGTCAGCTTTGCGAGCATGCTGCCGGAACTGACGCCGGGTGCCTATGTGCTGGTGAAGGTGAGCGATTCAGGCTGCGGCATGCCACAGGAAGTTATCGAGCGCATTTTTGACCCGTTTTTCACCACCAAGGGGCTGGGCAAGGGCTCGGGGCTGGGGCTTTCTACGGTGCATGGCATCGTGAAGAGCCACGGTGGCATGCTCAAGGTGGAGAGCACCCAAGGGGAGGGGACGACCTTCCAGATCTATCTGCCAGCGGATGTGCAGCAGGAGGAAAAGGCAGATGCCGTAGCAGACACCGCACCGCCTGCCGGCCACGGTGAGCTGGTGCTGGTGGTGGATGACGAGCCTGTGATCACGAACGCGGCGAGGGCGGTGCTGGAGGCCCATGGCTACCGTGTGCTGGTGGCCAAAGACGGGGTGGAGGGCATCGACACCTTTTCAAAAAACATGAACGAGGTGGCCGTGGTGCTGACGGATGTGATGATGCCGGTGATGGATGGCGTGCTCTTTGTGCGGACGCTGCGGAAGCTGAGCCCGAAGGTGCCGGTGATCGCCTCCACGGGGGTGGCGGAGGCAGGGCATCTGGACCAGTTGAGTGCGCTGCGCGTGGAGCATGTGCTGTGCAAGCCGTACAATGCCTCCACGCTCCTGCACACGATCCACGGGGTGCTGCACCCTGCGGCCTAG